A genome region from Paenibacillus pabuli includes the following:
- a CDS encoding kanamycin nucleotidyltransferase C-terminal domain-containing protein, whose translation MLPFPAETSRKEKLDFINEIKNKLLEKYDKDIEAIGIYGSIALAKEGPYSDIELHIISRDGANIPNRELIFHPYKLEISTKQKSEWFHQASMVDDGWAIRTGSFVHITSLYDPNGIFYKAKEIALSVPDEKFREVIAEFMIWEPYETMGKIRNAKVSNNLSYLPRAVFDFTWQLAKLIGLLNKQYYTSRSVTLEESIEQPIKPEGYVELATKVICGELTDKDELYLLCENLWFGLNKLLEDLRIEYRSDILEL comes from the coding sequence ATGTTGCCTTTTCCAGCTGAAACTAGTCGTAAAGAAAAATTAGATTTTATAAATGAGATAAAGAACAAGTTATTAGAAAAATACGATAAGGACATCGAGGCTATTGGTATTTATGGTTCAATTGCTCTAGCAAAAGAGGGGCCTTATTCAGATATAGAATTGCACATCATTAGTAGAGATGGAGCGAATATACCTAACCGTGAATTAATTTTTCATCCTTACAAACTAGAGATTTCTACAAAACAGAAATCCGAATGGTTTCATCAGGCTAGCATGGTGGACGACGGATGGGCGATTAGAACAGGGAGCTTCGTACATATTACCTCCCTTTACGATCCAAATGGCATATTTTATAAGGCTAAGGAGATTGCGCTCTCAGTACCTGACGAAAAGTTTAGAGAAGTAATTGCAGAATTTATGATTTGGGAGCCATATGAAACGATGGGCAAGATCCGAAATGCCAAAGTTTCGAATAACCTCTCTTATCTTCCCCGTGCTGTGTTTGATTTCACATGGCAACTTGCTAAATTGATTGGATTGTTGAACAAACAATATTATACTAGTAGATCCGTAACTCTGGAAGAATCTATAGAACAACCTATCAAGCCAGAAGGATATGTTGAGTTAGCAACAAAAGTAATATGTGGTGAGCTGACTGATAAGGATGAGCTTTATCTATTGTGTGAGAACTTATGGTTTGGTTTGAATAAATTGCTTGAGGACTTAAGAATAGAATATCGTAGTGATATTCTAGAATTGTGA
- a CDS encoding YjdF family protein, translating into MKLTVLFDESCKYWIGVIEQEERGRLKACRHIFGNEPKDSEVLEFVSEKMMELMSLTKVGTNAKRSKNTRVNPKRLARQASKEIAQRGLSSHAQEAIKLDLESRKLQRKVHERQQILEENERKYQLRVQKAKKKHRGK; encoded by the coding sequence GTGAAGCTTACCGTATTGTTTGATGAAAGTTGTAAGTACTGGATCGGTGTGATTGAGCAGGAAGAGCGGGGACGTCTAAAAGCTTGTCGTCATATTTTTGGTAACGAACCGAAGGATTCGGAAGTTTTAGAGTTCGTTAGCGAGAAAATGATGGAATTGATGAGCCTCACGAAGGTAGGGACGAATGCTAAACGAAGTAAAAACACTCGAGTAAATCCGAAAAGACTAGCTCGCCAGGCGTCTAAGGAGATTGCCCAGAGAGGTTTAAGTAGCCATGCTCAGGAGGCAATAAAGCTGGACCTCGAGTCTAGGAAACTCCAACGAAAAGTGCATGAACGACAACAAATTCTTGAAGAGAATGAAAGAAAATATCAACTTAGGGTTCAAAAAGCTAAGAAGAAGCACAGAGGCAAATAG